Proteins from a single region of Erythrobacter sp.:
- a CDS encoding tyrosine-protein phosphatase: MIRETTSTLAEPDGIGPFLPTEGIHNLRDYGGYAVPGGGRVRRGVLFRSGQHMEASDADLDLIHALDIRTIIDLRGTSEREGFPCRRHPEFAAQVIAYDGETSNSPPHEGGGGAIVMTPQKARERMLAVYTRMPVNPAMIDIFTRYFAALDQRDGGNLVHCFAGKDRTGIAASLLLHVLGVHRDDQVAEFLRTNDAPTRAILERQSLPRMEAHYGAIEPEALHNLMGVLPEYIDIYFAEVTRDHGSIDAYLAARLGVDEAMKARLRERLVA; encoded by the coding sequence ATGATTCGCGAAACCACCAGCACTCTGGCCGAGCCCGATGGCATCGGGCCGTTCCTGCCGACCGAAGGCATCCACAACCTGCGCGATTATGGCGGCTATGCGGTGCCGGGCGGCGGGCGGGTGCGGCGCGGCGTGCTGTTCCGCTCGGGCCAGCACATGGAGGCAAGCGATGCCGATCTCGATCTGATCCACGCGCTCGATATCCGCACCATCATCGATCTGCGCGGCACCAGCGAGCGCGAGGGCTTTCCCTGCCGCCGCCATCCCGAATTTGCCGCGCAGGTGATCGCCTATGATGGCGAGACCAGCAATTCCCCGCCGCACGAAGGCGGGGGCGGGGCGATTGTCATGACCCCGCAAAAGGCGCGCGAGCGGATGCTGGCGGTCTATACCCGCATGCCGGTGAACCCGGCGATGATCGACATCTTCACCCGCTATTTCGCTGCGCTTGATCAGCGTGACGGGGGCAACCTCGTCCATTGCTTTGCCGGCAAGGACCGCACCGGGATCGCCGCGAGCCTGCTGCTCCATGTGCTGGGCGTGCATCGCGACGATCAGGTGGCCGAGTTCCTGCGCACCAATGATGCGCCCACCCGCGCTATCCTCGAACGCCAGTCCCTGCCGCGCATGGAGGCCCATTACGGCGCGATCGAACCCGAGGCGCTGCACAACCTGATGGGAGTGCTGCCCGAATATATCGACATCTATTTTGCCGAGGTGACGCGCGATCATGGCTCTATCGACGCCTATCTCGCCGCGCGATTAGGTGTGGACGAGGCGATGAAAGCGCGCCTGCGCGAACGGCTGGTGGCGTGA